A genomic region of Plasmodium cynomolgi strain B DNA, chromosome 5, whole genome shotgun sequence contains the following coding sequences:
- a CDS encoding histone acetyltransferase Gcn5 (putative) has translation MHFESGGGVANLLQSYTPDGGGHGLTHIDSLEDPPRGSATQSVKSSTPVGASPGSPAGDKKNEQKSEPKDAWVFAWKKLRTGHLDSLEESSHASGYAVPPIGRVDPSEENDGARSQREKEGGDVTTTATALLPLLQIEKDVEGEESSDDPPVSGTEWHAIVGADKLVELPKRWQARSCMAEGNDCSGGDGAGNSSNGGGNAGGSSGDDGKGNGNRGNGHMDGGHQEDNQQEEDDEKKKNEQRKRKNGEDTIQGGITNGDNGLNLGVDPKMNYFPNGNGMVNGGLGIGGMGSGSPYGSGHNELLDQDRVVANGQRKIPAGGNYSNSSSSMSKVESSPVKFSAPNKIPLQSLGGAIGNGSLMNGAKFSVEGASVKNGTTLAGNKNLGMNSLSGAMGSANMSFPKNKPFMANPQMGFVSNVNGGGSKGSRMNNMGEVSRMGDASRMGEASRMGEVSRMGEASRMNGPNCKDMNDECSPESKKKDTGKKEIMDGPLKNSDMNSYPNGAIGMGSNNMNMLPSHGMNNSNAFLNSNMGRMNSLNAFKGIGNQYNAINIPPMMGGAGGNSYSFHVPPPHPYAGMNLMNSMGMMGSGVGNAAGIGGGFLPGGPMNEMHAGVMGGLASGMPNGLASGMANGLAGSMANGLAGSMANGLASGMMNGLVNGPHGSIPLVNSPSRAASATQAAGPKGTRNVGTKSVGGNGTETENGKKNNDTHSNSRGANKMNSNNESNKNGIKNIRMEDLTFNESVYLKNVDGLDLSKNFVNGKYCSKLPSNEKIYNIVSYIVENSLVDYLLEFYNNESLLYNEKSELSDGNSGVDNSPRGDELKGVTQDEQEAEKESSPNVKVEIGEENKAEVCEGGETLNGDNAKETVKKQDEGVADEGIADEGVADERVADGATPEKPAEGQTDKEHDSVLTPGEQLKEECTPSQTNKKNVPSENISVNNRNEEKLDAAEVKETPNKGETATITGISGSGGGSVGREADESNKFILTEITKSICSIINLQQLMPVNNRLSNPNLIYDPNYDTIYSKWKTFLRKEQSCGNVISMCFSRDFLHTVLLCNYVTIIEDLKKTAVKKKIKYFFLNLCLEAGLSVDVALMLFINAAKQSNKLQSLLPSETGLGYLHRDAGGAKEENMGIITFECITNDREPDHLIKLITLKNIFSRQLPKMPREYIVRLVFDRNHYTFCLLKKNTVIGGVCFRPYFEQRFAEIAFLAVTSTEQVKGYGTRLMNHLKEHVKKFGIEYFLTYADNFAIGYFRKQGFSQKISMPKERWFGYIKDYDGGTLMECYIFPNINYLRLSEMLYEQKKTVKKAIHFIKPQIIFKGLNFFVQNKGVNNGIHPSNIPGLLEVGWKKEVKYFPKKAQNKDVQLKDQILGVLDFLEKQQSAWPFLKPVSLSEAPDYYDIIKEPTDILTMRRKARHGEYKTKEDFGIELKRMFDNCRLYNAPTTIYFKYANELQALIWPKYECITDVGK, from the exons ATGCACTTCGAGTCCGGCGGCGGGGTTGCCAACCTCCTGCAGAGTTACACCCCCGATGGTGGGGGCCACGGCTTGACCCACATTGACAGTTTGGAAGACCCACCACGTGGCAGTGCCACTCAGAGTGTCAAAAGTAGCACCCCCGTTGGAGCTTCCCCGGGTAGTCCCGCAGGTGATAAAAAGAATGAGCAAAAAAGCGAGCCAAAAGATGCGTGGGTTTTTGCATGGAAGAAGCTGAGGACCGGCCATTTGGATAGCCTGGAGGAATCATCCCACGCGAGTGGATACGCGGTGCCGCCCATTGGACGTGTAGACCCAAGCGAAGAGAATGATGGGGCTCGTTCGCAGAGGgagaaagaaggaggagatgtTACAACCACGGCCACTGCACTGTTGCCATTATTGCAGATTGAAAAAGATGTAGAAGGGGAGGAGTCTAGTGATGATCCCCCAGTTAGTGGCACGGAGTGGCATGCCATCGTCGGGGCAGATAAATTGGTGGAGTTGCCCAAAAGGTGGCAGGCCAGGAGTTGCATGGCGGAAGGGAACGACTGCAGTGGGGGAGATGGAGCAGGCAACTCGTCTAACGGTGGTGGAAACGCAGGGGGGAGCAGTGGAGACGACGGGAAAGGAAATGGGAACCGTGGAAATGGACACATGGATGGTGGCCACCAGGAGGATAaccagcaggaggaggacgacgagaagaagaagaacgaaCAGAGGAAACGCAAAAACGGCGAAGACACCATACAGGGGGGTATTACAAACGGTGATAATGGTTTGAACTTGGGGGTGGACCCCAAAATGAATTACTTCCCAAACGGGAATGGAATGGTTAATGGGGGGTTAGGCATCGGAGGAATGGGTAGCGGCTCCCCTTATGGCAGTGGTCACAACGAACTGCTTGACCAGGACAGAGTAGTAGCTAATGGTCAAAGGAAAATACCAGCAGGTGGTAATTACAGCAACAGTAGCAGCAGCATGAGCAAGGTGGAGAGTAGCCCTGTCAAATTTTCCGCCCCTAATAAGATACCGCTACAGAGTCTGGGCGGTGCGATTGGGAATGGGTCCCTCATGAATGGGGCGAAATTTAGCGTGGAAGGTGCAAGTGTCAAAAACGGGACCACCCTGGcgggaaacaaaaatttaggTATGAACAGTTTGAGTGGTGCGATGGGTAGTGCCAATATGAGCTTCCCCAAGAATAAACCCTTTATGGCGAATCCGCAAATGGGGTTTGTGAGCAACGTGAATGGGGGTGGCTCCAAGGGGTCGCGAATGAACAACATGGGAGAAGTTAGCCGAATGGGCGACGCCAGCCGAATGGGTGAAGCCAGCCGAATGGGGGAAGTCAGCCGAATGGGCGAAGCCAGCCGAATGAATGGTCCGAACTGCAAAGACATGAACGATGAGTGCTCCCcggagagcaaaaaaaaagacacagggaagaaagaaattatgGACGGACcattaaaaaatagcgaCATGAATAGCTATCCCAATGGTGCCATCGGCATGGGAAGCAACAACATGAATATGCTTCCATCTCATGGAATGAATAACTcgaatgcatttttaaacaGCAACATGGGTAGAATGAACAGCCTGAATGCATTTAAAGGAATTGGCAATCAATACAATGCAATAAATATACCACCGATGATGGGTGGTGCAGGTGGTAACTCTTACAGCTTCCAtgttcctcctccccatCCGTATGCTGGCATGAATTTGATGAATTCTATGGGGATGATGGGGAGTGGTGTAGGGAACGCCGCCGGCATTGGAGGTGGCTTTTTGCCCGGAGGTCCCATGAACGAGATGCACGCGGGGGTGATGGGCGGGTTGGCCAGCGGCATGCCGAACGGGTTGGCTAGCGGCATGGCGAACGGGTTGGCTGGCAGCATGGCGAACGGGCTGGCTGGCAGCATGGCGAACGGGCTGGCTAGCGGCATGATGAACGGTTTGGTGAACGGCCCGCATGGGAGTATCCCCCTGGTGAACAGCCCAAGCAGGGCAGCCAGCGCGACGCAAGCAGCGGGGCCCAAGGGAACCAGGAATGTAGGTACCAAAAGTGTAGGTGGAAACGGAACAGAAacagaaaatggaaaaaaaaataatgacacTCATTCTAACAGTAGAGGtgcaaacaaaatgaatagcAATAACGAAAGTAACAAAAacggaattaaaaatatccgAATGGAGGATCTCACCTTTAATGAAAGcgtatatttaaaaaacgttGATGGTCTTGATTTGagcaaaaattttgtgaatgGAAAGTACTGCTCCAAGTTGCCATCTAATGAAAAAATCTACAACATTGTCAGCTACATTGTGGAGAATTCCCTCGTGGATTATTTGCTGGAGTTTTATAACAACGAGAGTTTGCTTTATAATGAGAAGTCCGAGCTGTCGGATGGCAACAGTGGGGTGGATAACAGCCCAAGGGGAGACGAACTGAAGGGTGTCACTCAGGACGAGCAGGAGGCAGAAAAGGAGAGTTCCCCGAACGTGAAGGTAGAAATCGGAGAGGAGAACAAAGCGGAAGTGTGCGAGGGGGGAGAGACCCTGAATGGTGACAATGCGAAGGAAACGGTTAAGAAGCAGGACGAGGGGGTCGCAGATGAGGGGATCGCCGACGAGGGGGTTGCCGACGAGAGGGTTGCCGACGGAGCTACCCCAGAGAAGCCAGCAGAAGGACAGACGGACAAAGAGCATGACTCTGTGCTGACCCCAGGTGAGCAGCTCAAGGAGGAGTGCACCCCCAGTCagacgaataaaaaaaacgtcccAAGTGAGAACATCAGTGTTAATAACAGGAATGAGGAGAAGCTTGACGCGGCGGAGGTGAAGGAGACCCCAAACAAGGGAGAGACCGCCACAATCACTGGTATTAGCGGCAGTGGTGGGGGCAGCGTGGGGCGCGAAGCGGACGAAAGCAACAAGTTCATCCTGACCGAAATAACGAAGAGTATATGCTCCATAATAAATCTACAACAACTGATGCCAGTCAACAACAGATTAAGCAACCCGAATTTGATTTATGATCCAAATTATGATAccatttattcaaaatggaaaacttTTTTGAGGAAAGAGCAGTCCTGTGGAAATGTTATCAGCATGTGTTTCTCGAGAGATTTTTTGCACACCGTTTTGCTGTGTAATTATGTGACAATAATTGAGGATTTAAAGAAGACCgctgtgaagaagaaaataaaatatttttttctgaacctCTGCCTGGAGGCCGGGCTGTCCGTCGACGTCGCCCTCATGCTTTTCATCAACGCGGCCAAGCAGAGCAACAAGTTGCAG TCCCTCCTGCCATCTGAAACCGGCCTTGGATATCTGCATCGAGACGCAGGAGGAgccaaagaagaaaatatggGTATCATCACCTTCGAGTGCATAACGAATGACCGAGAACCGGATCACTTAATCAAGCTGATTacattgaaaaatattttctccagGCAGTTACCCAAGATGCCTCGAGAGTATATCGTTCGATTAGTTTTCGATCGAAATCATTACACGTTttgccttttaaaaaagaacacagTAATTGGGGGAGTCTGTTTTAGACCTTACTTTGAGCAGAGATTTGCTGAAATTGCGTTTCTCGCGGTTACCTCAACGGAGCAGGTGAAGGGCTACGGCACGAGGTTGATGAACCATCTGAAGGAGCACGTGAAGAAATTCGGCATCGAGTACTTCTTGACGTATGCGG ACAACTTCGCCATCGGGTACTTCCGCAAGCAGGGGTTCTCCCAAAAAATTTCCATGCCGAAGGAGAGATGGTTTGGTTACATTAAGGACTACGACGGAGGAACGCTAATGGAGTGTTATATTTTCCCGAACATAAATTATCTGCGCTTATCGGAGATGTTATACGAGCAGAAGAAGACCGTAAAAAAGGCTATCCATTTTATTAAGccacaaattatttttaaaggacTTAACTTctttgtacaaaataaaggagtTAATAATGGCATTCACCCGAGTAACATCCCTGGGTTGCTGGAAGTCGGatggaaaaaggaagtgaaATATTTCCCAAAGAAGGCGCAGAACAAGGATGTACAGCTGAAGGATCAGATTTTAGGCGTTTTGGACTTCCTCGAAAAGCAACAGTCTGCTTGGCCCTTCCTCAAACCTGTGAGCCTGTCGGAGGCACCCGACTACTACGACATTATAAAGGAGCCCACGGATATTTTGACCATGAGGAGGAAGGCCAGACAT GGCGAGTACAAAACAAAGGAGGACTTCGGAATTGAGCTGAAGCGCATGTTCGACAACTGCCGCCTGTACAACGCGCCCACGACCATCTACTTCAAGTACGCCAACGAGTTGCAGGCGCTTATATGGCCCAAGTACGAGTGTATAACTGATGTAGGAAAGTGA